A genome region from Nocardioides cynanchi includes the following:
- a CDS encoding helix-turn-helix transcriptional regulator, which yields MTPQDFPSRVASVAALAEPVRRALYFFVVAQPEPVSREQAAEAVGVAHHVAKFNLNKLEEEGLLEAEYTRPPGRGGPGAGRPAKRYRRASREIEVSLPGRRYDLAGHVMAQAIATAEETTVPIGQALSAAAKQAGQALGQQARDKAGGRPTTSMIVDAVNEVLTEQGYEPRTDGRAIRLANCPFHSLAQHHTDLVCGMNLDLIEGLLERVGPVPLQAGLTPTPGMCCVTITESR from the coding sequence GTGACCCCTCAGGACTTCCCCAGTCGTGTGGCGAGCGTTGCTGCGCTCGCCGAACCGGTTCGCCGAGCGCTCTACTTCTTCGTGGTGGCACAACCCGAGCCGGTTAGTCGCGAGCAGGCTGCTGAAGCGGTCGGGGTCGCGCACCACGTAGCGAAGTTCAACCTCAACAAGCTCGAGGAGGAAGGCCTACTGGAGGCCGAGTACACCCGGCCACCGGGGCGAGGCGGTCCCGGTGCAGGTCGACCGGCCAAGCGCTACCGGCGGGCCTCACGCGAGATCGAGGTCAGCCTGCCCGGGCGACGCTACGACCTCGCCGGGCACGTCATGGCCCAGGCGATCGCGACCGCCGAGGAGACGACGGTGCCCATCGGTCAAGCGCTCAGCGCCGCCGCCAAGCAGGCCGGACAAGCCCTGGGACAGCAAGCGCGCGACAAGGCCGGCGGCCGCCCCACCACGAGCATGATCGTCGACGCAGTCAACGAGGTCCTCACCGAGCAGGGCTACGAACCGCGCACCGATGGTAGGGCGATCAGGCTGGCCAACTGCCCCTTCCACAGCCTCGCGCAACACCACACCGATCTCGTCTGCGGGATGAACCTCGACCTCATCGAAGGCTTGCTCGAACGCGTCGGACCGGTGCCCCTGCAGGCCGGCCTGACCCCGACGCCCGGCATGTGCTGCGTGACCATCACCGAGTCCAGATAA
- a CDS encoding transposase, protein MSRHLLEMSEIVIGLDRPKRAARRNGAKSDPLDAVRAAREAMARARLGTPRTGGERQALSVLLAARRSAINASTEAQLQVFSLVIAAPEPIRARFRGQKLAAMLTTAAQLRVHSSWDVETTSTVVALRTLAHRAHAMLKEARELQKAILAIIRGWRLDLLEEFGVGPIVAATVLCAWSHPGRIHSEAAFAMLAGVAPIPANSGQITTRYRLNRYGDRNLNNVLHTVVQSRIQHQPATRDYIARRTAEGKTSREIKRCLAHYVARDLYRLLENGAPAA, encoded by the coding sequence TTGAGCCGGCATCTGCTGGAGATGTCGGAGATCGTCATCGGGTTGGACCGCCCGAAGCGGGCCGCGCGCCGCAACGGCGCGAAGTCCGACCCGCTGGATGCGGTCCGTGCCGCCCGTGAGGCGATGGCGCGAGCGCGGTTGGGGACTCCCCGTACTGGTGGCGAACGCCAAGCACTGTCGGTGCTCCTGGCTGCGCGCCGCTCGGCGATCAATGCCTCCACCGAGGCCCAGCTACAGGTCTTCAGCCTGGTGATCGCGGCACCCGAACCCATCCGAGCTCGGTTCCGCGGCCAGAAGCTCGCCGCGATGCTCACCACCGCCGCACAGCTGCGGGTTCACTCCTCGTGGGACGTCGAGACCACCAGCACCGTCGTCGCGCTGCGGACCTTGGCTCATCGCGCGCACGCGATGTTGAAGGAGGCACGTGAGCTGCAGAAGGCGATCTTGGCCATCATCCGCGGCTGGCGCCTTGATCTGCTCGAGGAGTTCGGCGTCGGACCGATCGTCGCGGCGACAGTGTTGTGCGCCTGGTCCCACCCCGGGCGGATCCACTCCGAGGCCGCGTTTGCGATGCTCGCCGGAGTCGCACCCATTCCGGCCAACAGTGGTCAGATCACCACCCGCTACCGACTCAACCGTTACGGCGACCGCAACCTCAACAACGTCCTGCACACCGTGGTCCAGAGCCGGATCCAGCACCAGCCAGCCACCCGCGACTACATCGCCCGCCGCACCGCCGAAGGCAAGACCAGCCGCGAGATCAAACGCTGCCTTGCCCACTACGTCGCCCGCGACCTCTACCGCCTACTCGAAAACGGCGCCCCTGCGGCTTGA
- a CDS encoding tyrosine-type recombinase/integrase: protein MRNGQVQARTRFRDDDGRIRRVAATGPGRAAAERKLKVALTHRTTRSSYAELTPDSSFTHLVELWLEDLDLEDKVAQSTRALYERNMRQLVLPTFEHYTLREISVSRVDRFLKALAKNKSYSTAKQAKTVLSLVFGLAVRYDALRENPVRETARLRRPPSQALALTSEQIEVIREAVRGWRRESGLCGPKPDGQLEQIIEVMLGTSGRIGEVLALRKCDVDVTRTPATVRICGTIVSPARKPTRRQDHPKTSKSSRTVSVPSFTSEVLRARLVVVSDEDPEHLLFFTRNHTPLTTNNIRRRLRAALDGTQIAGVTPHSFRRTVATFVDRAAGSELAADLLGHTSADITRAHYIEPNEHVNPVTAEILEALAPQVHDSGQDDSGG, encoded by the coding sequence ATGCGGAACGGCCAGGTCCAGGCTCGGACGCGGTTCCGCGACGACGACGGCAGGATCCGCCGCGTCGCCGCGACCGGTCCCGGCCGGGCCGCCGCCGAGCGAAAGCTGAAAGTAGCTCTGACCCACCGCACAACCCGTTCGTCCTACGCAGAGCTCACCCCTGACAGCTCGTTCACGCACCTGGTGGAGCTGTGGCTTGAGGACCTCGACCTCGAGGACAAGGTCGCCCAGAGCACCCGCGCGCTGTACGAGCGGAACATGCGGCAGCTGGTGCTACCGACCTTCGAGCACTACACGCTGCGAGAGATCTCGGTCTCCCGGGTGGATCGATTCCTGAAAGCCCTGGCAAAGAACAAGAGCTACAGCACCGCCAAGCAGGCGAAGACGGTCCTAAGCCTGGTGTTCGGGCTGGCTGTCAGGTACGACGCGCTCAGGGAGAACCCCGTGCGTGAGACCGCCCGGCTCCGCAGACCCCCATCGCAGGCACTTGCCCTGACCTCGGAGCAGATCGAGGTCATCCGAGAGGCCGTACGGGGGTGGCGACGGGAATCGGGGTTGTGCGGACCGAAACCGGACGGACAGCTAGAGCAGATCATCGAAGTGATGCTCGGGACCTCGGGCCGCATCGGAGAGGTCCTGGCGCTCCGCAAGTGCGACGTCGACGTGACGCGCACACCGGCGACCGTGCGGATCTGCGGAACCATCGTGTCGCCGGCAAGGAAACCGACCCGCCGTCAGGATCACCCCAAAACGTCGAAGTCGAGCCGGACTGTCTCGGTGCCCAGCTTCACCTCCGAGGTACTCCGCGCGCGCTTGGTTGTGGTGTCCGACGAGGACCCTGAGCACCTGCTGTTCTTCACTCGAAACCACACGCCGCTGACAACTAACAACATCCGACGTCGGCTGAGGGCCGCTCTCGATGGCACTCAGATTGCTGGCGTCACCCCGCACTCGTTCCGCCGGACCGTCGCCACGTTCGTCGACCGTGCCGCTGGCTCCGAACTCGCCGCGGACCTGTTGGGCCACACGTCGGCGGACATCACCAGGGCCCACTACATCGAACCGAACGAGCACGTGAACCCGGTGACGGCCGAGATCCTGGAGGCGCTGGCTCCTCAAGTGCACGATTCCGGACAGGACGACTCAGGAGGGTAG
- a CDS encoding helix-turn-helix transcriptional regulator gives MKTNTTRGGLEPLIGVEELSEYLDVPIKTLYEWHQGGKGPPAVRVGRRLRYLVCDVRSWLDGQRTDPVEARSEVR, from the coding sequence GTGAAGACCAACACAACACGGGGCGGTCTGGAGCCGCTGATCGGCGTCGAAGAGCTCTCGGAGTACCTCGACGTGCCCATCAAGACCCTCTACGAGTGGCACCAGGGCGGCAAGGGGCCGCCCGCGGTGCGCGTGGGGCGCCGCCTGCGGTACCTGGTCTGCGACGTCCGCTCGTGGCTGGATGGGCAGCGCACCGACCCTGTGGAGGCGCGCTCCGAGGTGAGGTGA
- a CDS encoding UPF0182 family protein, which yields MSEHAEEEFEDFRPRRSRRGRILLFSILGLVVTFFLITLFASLYTDRLWYSSVGYSSVFDKMLWTRVGLFVGFGLLMSLAVAGNMVIAYRARPFYRPDSPEQTGLDRYREAVTPLRTLLLVSLSGVIGLFGGVAANGQWRSFLLWANRVPFHTSDPYFHKDVGFYVFTLPWLHFVVGYAIAVLVLSALAAAVVHYLYGGIRLQVAQDRLSGTATVQLSVLVGLLLVVKAFGYWLDRFDLVTSGGLLTGMGYTDQHAVLPARNILIGVALICAVLFFLTTWRRTWLLAGVGISLLLVTSILLGLIWPAFVQHFQVSPTEGPKEAPYIQTNIDASRAAYDLNGIEVKQYANSTATAATVQQIMDETASVPVVDPQLVQKAFELTQQAQSYYKVSEPLDVDHYQIDGHDRSIVLGVRDLDQKGIDPKDQNWGNLHTVYTHGNGVIAAFGNQRPPSDTRQTAKVQWAQGQNPGQDSLEQATGPFEQRIYFGEGSPSYSIVGRTTASNTELDLSPSGTPTHTTYDGSGGVDVGGFFNKLMYAIKFGDSNFLLSGRVGPDSKVLYYRNPAQRVEKVAPWLTLDTDIYPAVVDGKVLWIVDGYTTTDQYPQSQRTSFSDMITDSLSRQPGVQTLPTDQINYMRNAVKATVDAYTGQVTLYAWDETDPMLQAWSSAFPGTIQARSAIPPDLLQHLRYPEDFFKVQRYQFARYHVTDPSSFYTANNRWAVPEDPNVQGKSQTPVRMYTRNPVTGLPMWSLTSNYVPRDNTNLVGFVAVDSDATSSDYGQIRVEEPPDQNVPGPGQVQSTLLTSPQITRKTQSFRLGDASPEYGNLLTVPLSSGLMYVEPVYAARTQGDSASLLTLRYVLVSYNGKVGIGDTLVNAITDMTGGGGSKPPPSNPPPTKHHQGKGATAKAHALLLRAQQDFAAADRAFNHGHFGQYVKLNHQARAEVARALNLLG from the coding sequence GTGAGCGAGCACGCCGAGGAGGAGTTCGAGGACTTCCGGCCCCGCCGGTCGCGCCGCGGCCGGATCCTGCTGTTCTCGATCCTCGGCCTGGTCGTGACCTTCTTCCTGATCACGCTCTTCGCCTCCCTCTACACCGACCGCCTGTGGTACTCCTCGGTCGGCTACTCCAGCGTCTTCGACAAGATGCTCTGGACCCGGGTCGGGCTGTTCGTGGGCTTCGGGCTCCTGATGTCGCTCGCCGTGGCCGGCAACATGGTGATCGCCTACCGGGCGCGGCCGTTCTACCGCCCCGACTCACCGGAGCAGACCGGGCTCGACCGCTACCGCGAGGCGGTCACGCCGCTGCGCACGCTGCTCCTGGTCTCCCTGTCGGGCGTGATCGGCCTGTTCGGTGGTGTCGCCGCCAACGGTCAGTGGCGCTCGTTCCTGCTGTGGGCCAACCGGGTGCCGTTCCACACCAGCGATCCCTACTTCCACAAGGACGTCGGCTTCTACGTCTTCACCCTGCCGTGGCTGCACTTCGTGGTCGGCTACGCGATCGCCGTGCTGGTGCTGAGCGCCCTGGCCGCGGCGGTCGTGCACTACCTGTACGGCGGGATCCGCCTCCAGGTGGCCCAGGACCGGCTGTCCGGCACCGCGACCGTCCAGCTGTCGGTGCTGGTCGGGCTGCTGCTGGTGGTCAAGGCGTTCGGCTACTGGCTCGACCGGTTCGACCTGGTGACCAGTGGTGGCCTGCTGACGGGGATGGGCTACACCGACCAGCACGCCGTCCTCCCGGCGCGCAACATCCTGATCGGGGTCGCCCTGATCTGCGCGGTGCTGTTCTTCCTGACCACCTGGCGCCGTACGTGGCTGCTGGCCGGTGTGGGCATCTCCTTGCTGCTCGTCACCTCGATCCTGCTCGGCCTGATCTGGCCGGCGTTCGTCCAGCACTTCCAGGTCAGCCCGACCGAGGGCCCCAAGGAGGCGCCGTACATCCAGACCAACATCGACGCCAGCCGCGCGGCGTACGACCTCAACGGGATCGAGGTCAAGCAGTACGCCAACAGCACGGCGACCGCCGCGACCGTGCAGCAGATCATGGACGAGACGGCCTCGGTGCCGGTGGTCGACCCGCAGCTGGTGCAGAAGGCCTTCGAGCTGACCCAGCAGGCGCAGTCGTACTACAAGGTCTCCGAGCCACTCGACGTCGACCACTACCAGATCGACGGCCACGACCGCTCGATCGTGCTCGGCGTCCGCGACCTGGACCAGAAGGGGATCGACCCCAAGGACCAGAACTGGGGCAACCTGCACACCGTCTACACCCACGGGAACGGCGTGATCGCGGCGTTCGGCAACCAGCGGCCGCCCAGCGACACCCGCCAGACCGCGAAGGTGCAGTGGGCGCAGGGGCAGAACCCGGGACAGGACTCCCTCGAGCAGGCCACCGGCCCGTTCGAGCAGCGGATCTACTTCGGCGAGGGCAGCCCGAGCTACTCCATCGTCGGCCGGACGACGGCCAGCAACACCGAGCTGGACTTGAGCCCGAGTGGAACGCCGACCCACACGACGTACGACGGCAGCGGCGGGGTCGACGTGGGTGGCTTCTTCAACAAGCTCATGTACGCGATCAAGTTCGGCGACTCCAACTTCCTGCTGTCCGGCCGCGTCGGGCCCGACAGCAAGGTGCTCTACTACCGCAACCCGGCCCAGCGCGTGGAGAAGGTCGCGCCGTGGCTGACCCTCGACACCGACATCTATCCCGCGGTCGTCGACGGCAAGGTGCTCTGGATCGTCGACGGCTACACCACGACCGACCAGTACCCGCAGTCGCAGCGCACGTCGTTCTCCGACATGATCACCGACTCCCTGAGCCGGCAGCCCGGGGTCCAGACCCTGCCGACCGACCAGATCAACTACATGCGCAACGCGGTCAAGGCGACCGTCGACGCCTACACCGGCCAGGTCACGCTCTACGCCTGGGACGAGACCGACCCGATGCTCCAGGCCTGGAGCAGCGCGTTCCCGGGGACGATCCAGGCGCGGTCCGCGATCCCGCCCGACCTGCTCCAGCACTTGCGCTATCCCGAGGACTTCTTCAAGGTCCAGCGCTACCAGTTCGCGCGGTACCACGTGACCGACCCGAGCAGCTTCTACACCGCCAACAACCGGTGGGCGGTGCCCGAGGACCCCAACGTCCAAGGCAAGAGCCAGACCCCCGTGCGGATGTACACCCGCAACCCGGTGACCGGGCTGCCGATGTGGTCGCTGACCTCCAACTACGTGCCGCGCGACAACACCAACCTGGTCGGCTTCGTCGCCGTCGACAGTGACGCCACGTCGTCCGACTACGGCCAGATCCGCGTCGAGGAGCCACCCGACCAGAACGTCCCGGGCCCCGGGCAGGTGCAGAGCACCCTGCTGACCAGCCCGCAGATCACCCGCAAGACGCAGTCGTTCCGCCTCGGTGACGCCTCGCCGGAGTACGGCAACCTGCTCACCGTGCCGCTCTCGTCGGGCCTGATGTACGTCGAGCCGGTCTACGCCGCGCGCACCCAGGGCGACTCGGCCTCGCTGCTCACCCTGCGCTACGTCCTGGTCTCCTACAACGGCAAGGTCGGGATCGGCGACACTCTCGTCAACGCGATCACCGACATGACCGGCGGTGGTGGGAGCAAGCCGCCGCCGTCCAACCCGCCGCCGACCAAGCACCACCAGGGCAAGGGCGCCACCGCGAAGGCCCACGCCCTGCTCCTGCGTGCCCAGCAGGACTTCGCCGCCGCGGACCGGGCCTTCAACCACGGCCACTTCGGCCAGTACGTGAAGCTCAACCACCAGGCGCGCGCCGAGGTCGCCCGGGCCCTCAACCTCCTGGGCTAG
- a CDS encoding PPA1309 family protein yields MSPDPALAAAVLEIERHAARSGWDQPARLFALVDTSRLVDREPQLAGSVGEAELTPVEQDGLVAGRPLEDQLVTISWPETVDGCAAMVERFVLPPDVEAELPDEPAAAASYVAGHPDRQEVRIVAGALRSGASFCALRLRAHDDDESVLGGEDLVPALLELVRGTLEGEDL; encoded by the coding sequence ATGAGTCCCGACCCGGCCCTGGCCGCGGCGGTGCTCGAGATCGAGCGCCATGCCGCCCGGTCCGGCTGGGACCAGCCCGCTCGTCTCTTCGCCCTGGTCGACACCTCCCGGCTCGTGGACCGCGAGCCGCAGCTGGCCGGCAGTGTGGGTGAGGCCGAGCTGACTCCGGTCGAGCAGGACGGCCTCGTCGCCGGCCGGCCGCTCGAGGACCAGCTGGTCACCATCAGCTGGCCCGAGACCGTCGACGGCTGCGCCGCGATGGTGGAGCGCTTCGTGCTGCCGCCCGACGTCGAGGCGGAGCTGCCCGACGAGCCGGCGGCCGCCGCGTCGTACGTCGCGGGCCACCCCGACCGCCAGGAGGTCCGGATCGTCGCCGGTGCCCTGCGCTCGGGTGCGTCGTTCTGCGCGCTGCGGCTGCGAGCCCACGACGACGACGAGTCGGTGCTCGGCGGCGAGGACCTCGTCCCGGCCCTGCTGGAGCTCGTCCGTGGGACGCTCGAAGGGGAGGACCTGTGA
- a CDS encoding PDZ domain-containing protein, whose translation MTQRTLAALLAVPLFVALGLYIAISPLPYVTYAPGLTVNVLGDNGNKPIITVQGHRTYRDSGELRMTTVSVTERNAKLDLFTLLRTWASRDDAIYPYAIQYGDSGSQQQDAQQGQVEMVTSQDSAVAAALTQLGINIHAGIEIVGVTPGMPADGQLQVRDILRSVAGHPVGPKTDVGALLQAVPAGTPVPIVVDRNGHRVRVSITPTTKAGHQVVGITLQVGYTFPFKVSVAIPDNIGGPSAGLMFALSIYDTLTPGSLTGGQVVAGTGTITADGTVGEIGGIQQKIAGARQDGAHLFLVPPANCADALGGDNGSMRLVKAPTLSKAISEVQAWSANHDAPLPSCGASS comes from the coding sequence ATGACGCAGCGCACGTTGGCCGCTCTGCTGGCCGTGCCGCTGTTCGTCGCGCTCGGCCTCTACATCGCGATCTCGCCCCTGCCCTACGTCACCTACGCCCCCGGACTGACCGTGAACGTGCTGGGGGACAACGGCAACAAGCCGATCATCACGGTGCAGGGCCACCGGACCTACCGCGACTCCGGTGAGCTCCGGATGACCACCGTGTCGGTGACCGAGCGCAACGCCAAGCTCGACCTGTTCACCCTGCTGCGCACCTGGGCCTCGCGGGACGACGCGATCTACCCCTACGCCATCCAGTACGGCGACTCCGGCAGCCAGCAGCAGGACGCCCAGCAGGGTCAGGTGGAGATGGTCACCTCCCAGGACTCCGCGGTCGCGGCGGCACTGACCCAGCTCGGGATCAACATCCACGCCGGCATCGAGATCGTCGGGGTGACCCCGGGGATGCCGGCCGACGGGCAGCTCCAGGTGCGCGACATCCTGCGCTCGGTGGCCGGGCACCCGGTCGGCCCGAAGACCGACGTCGGCGCGCTGCTCCAGGCGGTGCCGGCCGGCACCCCCGTGCCGATCGTGGTCGACCGCAACGGGCACCGCGTGCGGGTCTCGATCACCCCGACCACCAAGGCCGGCCACCAGGTGGTCGGGATCACCCTCCAGGTCGGCTACACCTTCCCCTTCAAGGTCTCGGTGGCGATCCCGGACAACATCGGGGGCCCGAGCGCGGGACTGATGTTCGCCCTGTCGATCTACGACACCCTCACGCCGGGCTCGCTGACCGGCGGTCAGGTCGTGGCCGGCACCGGCACGATCACCGCGGACGGCACGGTCGGCGAGATCGGCGGCATCCAGCAGAAGATCGCCGGAGCCCGCCAGGACGGCGCACATCTGTTCCTCGTGCCGCCCGCCAACTGCGCCGACGCCCTCGGCGGCGACAACGGCTCGATGCGGCTGGTCAAGGCGCCGACCCTCAGCAAGGCGATCTCCGAGGTGCAGGCCTGGTCCGCCAACCACGACGCGCCGCTGCCCTCGTGCGGAGCCTCCTCATGA
- a CDS encoding molybdenum cofactor biosynthesis protein MoaE translates to MPDHAQDAAASPLRLVELRETPLDVAEVVASLDDDSSGGLTLFVGRVRDHDHGLGVTGLEYSAHPTALDALRRVCEQVGREHDVHGVSAVHRVGRLEIGDLAVVVATTAAHRGDAFQASRALIDTLKAEVPIWKHQHFADGSEEWVGTP, encoded by the coding sequence GTGCCGGACCACGCCCAGGACGCCGCAGCCTCACCGCTGCGACTCGTCGAACTCCGCGAGACGCCGCTCGACGTGGCGGAGGTCGTCGCGTCGCTCGACGACGACTCCTCGGGGGGTCTGACGCTCTTCGTCGGGAGGGTGCGAGACCATGACCACGGGCTCGGCGTGACCGGGCTGGAGTACTCCGCGCATCCCACCGCGCTCGACGCCCTGCGTCGGGTCTGCGAGCAGGTCGGCCGGGAGCACGACGTGCACGGCGTCTCCGCGGTGCACCGCGTCGGCCGGCTCGAGATCGGCGACCTGGCGGTGGTGGTGGCGACCACGGCCGCCCACCGGGGGGACGCGTTCCAGGCGTCGCGCGCCCTGATCGACACGCTCAAGGCCGAGGTCCCGATCTGGAAGCACCAGCACTTCGCCGACGGCAGCGAGGAGTGGGTCGGCACGCCCTGA
- a CDS encoding zinc-dependent metalloprotease — protein sequence MTNQPPDDGQEGQNPFRGTPFEQFFGGGAPDLGQLFNQLQSMMQPYDGPLNWDFAVDMARKTVAQQPDPTTTQKQRDEVADAVRLADLWLDETTGFGSGVTSTAAWSRAEWIVGTTDVWKVLVEPIAASSVGALGNALPAEAAAMSGPILGMLGKAIGSMLASQVGSGLGAMAGEVLAASDIGLPLGAPGKAALVPTNVAHFAEGLDVPESDVLLYLALREAAHQRLFAGVPWLRDHLIGAVTDYARGIEINTGRIQQTMEERLRGIDPSNLEAVQELMEGGLFDIPRSPEQEAALKRLEIALALVEGWVDEVVSQATAERMPSASKLQEAVRRRRAAGGPAEQTFASLVGLELRPRRLRDASTLWGSLRTRQGVEARDGVWMSPHLLPTDADLDDPLGFREGSDAPETLTEDDFDAELRSLLEGGLGGAADGPAESPPEEE from the coding sequence ATGACCAACCAACCGCCGGACGACGGCCAGGAGGGGCAGAACCCCTTCCGCGGCACCCCGTTCGAGCAGTTCTTCGGGGGCGGGGCGCCCGACCTCGGCCAGCTCTTCAACCAGCTCCAGTCGATGATGCAGCCGTACGACGGCCCGCTCAACTGGGACTTCGCCGTCGACATGGCCCGCAAGACCGTCGCCCAGCAGCCCGACCCGACGACCACCCAGAAGCAGCGCGACGAGGTCGCCGACGCGGTGCGACTCGCCGACCTGTGGCTCGACGAGACCACCGGCTTCGGCTCCGGAGTGACCTCGACCGCGGCCTGGAGCCGGGCCGAGTGGATCGTCGGCACCACCGACGTCTGGAAGGTGCTGGTCGAGCCGATCGCCGCGTCGTCGGTCGGCGCGCTGGGCAACGCGCTGCCCGCCGAGGCGGCCGCGATGAGCGGCCCGATCCTGGGCATGCTCGGCAAGGCGATCGGCTCGATGCTCGCCTCGCAGGTCGGCTCGGGGCTGGGCGCCATGGCCGGCGAGGTGCTGGCCGCCTCCGACATCGGGCTCCCCCTGGGTGCCCCGGGCAAGGCCGCGCTGGTGCCCACCAACGTCGCCCACTTCGCCGAGGGCCTCGACGTCCCCGAGAGCGACGTCCTGCTCTACCTCGCCCTGCGCGAGGCCGCCCACCAGCGGCTCTTCGCCGGGGTGCCGTGGCTCCGCGACCACCTGATCGGCGCGGTCACCGACTACGCCCGGGGCATCGAGATCAACACCGGGCGGATCCAGCAGACCATGGAGGAGCGGCTGCGCGGCATCGACCCGTCCAACCTCGAGGCCGTGCAGGAGCTGATGGAGGGCGGGCTCTTCGACATCCCCCGCTCACCCGAGCAGGAGGCCGCCTTGAAGCGCCTCGAGATCGCCCTCGCGCTGGTCGAGGGCTGGGTCGACGAGGTCGTCAGCCAGGCCACCGCCGAGCGGATGCCGTCGGCCTCGAAGCTCCAGGAGGCGGTCCGACGTCGCCGTGCCGCGGGCGGGCCCGCCGAGCAGACCTTCGCCTCGCTGGTCGGGCTCGAGCTGCGGCCCCGCCGCCTGCGTGACGCCTCGACCCTGTGGGGGTCGCTGCGCACCCGACAGGGCGTGGAGGCGCGCGACGGTGTCTGGATGAGCCCTCACCTGCTGCCCACCGACGCCGATCTCGACGACCCGCTGGGCTTCCGTGAGGGCTCGGACGCGCCCGAGACCCTCACCGAGGACGACTTCGACGCCGAGCTGCGCAGCCTGCTCGAGGGCGGTCTCGGCGGGGCCGCCGACGGGCCGGCCGAGAGCCCGCCCGAGGAGGAGTGA
- a CDS encoding NUDIX hydrolase, translating to MSAHAAALVALRSWLPPSTEQSALRDRYVDHLEARPDGLARSCVPDHLTASTLVLDAGADAVLLTLHAKARRWFQFGGHVEPGDPSLADAALREATEESGVAGLRFDPVPVQLSEHAVPFCGGSGDVHHLDVRFVAVAPNGAAHSVSDESLDVRWWRLDALPDLEPELHDLIALALERVQSSAPSSRAPAE from the coding sequence GTGAGCGCCCACGCCGCGGCGCTGGTCGCGCTGCGCTCGTGGCTCCCTCCGTCGACCGAGCAGTCGGCGCTGCGCGACCGCTACGTCGACCACCTCGAGGCCCGACCGGACGGGCTGGCCCGCAGCTGCGTGCCGGACCACCTGACCGCCAGCACGCTCGTGCTCGACGCCGGGGCCGACGCCGTCCTGCTCACCCTGCACGCGAAGGCCCGTCGGTGGTTCCAGTTCGGCGGGCATGTCGAGCCCGGCGACCCGAGCCTGGCCGACGCCGCGCTCCGTGAGGCGACCGAGGAGTCGGGCGTCGCCGGCCTGCGCTTCGACCCGGTGCCGGTCCAGCTCAGCGAGCACGCGGTGCCCTTCTGCGGCGGCAGCGGCGACGTGCACCACCTCGACGTGCGCTTCGTGGCGGTGGCGCCGAACGGGGCCGCCCACAGCGTCAGCGACGAGTCGCTGGACGTGCGCTGGTGGCGACTCGACGCGCTGCCCGACCTCGAGCCGGAGCTGCACGACCTGATCGCGCTGGCCCTCGAGCGGGTTCAGTCGTCGGCGCCTTCGAGCCGGGCGCCCGCGGAGTAG
- a CDS encoding M48 family metallopeptidase, whose product MPSQTAVEVRRSARRRRTVSAYREGDRIVVLIPARMSRAQEAEWVETMVAKVERAEARRRPSDDDLVTRAAHLSRAWLEGRAEPLSVRWVDNQRTRWGSCTPADRSIRLSRRLQGMPDWVVDYVLVHELAHLIEAGHNDRFWGWVGRYPQADRARAWLDGYSAGARLEGADD is encoded by the coding sequence ATGCCGTCGCAGACAGCCGTGGAGGTTCGCCGCTCGGCCCGCCGTCGTCGTACCGTCTCGGCCTACCGCGAGGGCGACCGCATCGTCGTGCTGATCCCGGCCCGGATGAGTCGGGCGCAGGAGGCCGAGTGGGTCGAGACCATGGTCGCCAAGGTGGAGCGGGCCGAGGCCCGGCGCCGGCCCAGCGACGACGACCTGGTCACCCGGGCGGCCCACCTGAGCCGAGCCTGGCTCGAGGGCCGTGCCGAGCCGCTCTCGGTCCGCTGGGTCGACAACCAGCGCACCCGCTGGGGCTCGTGTACCCCGGCTGACCGGTCGATCCGGCTCTCGCGCCGGCTCCAGGGGATGCCCGACTGGGTGGTCGACTACGTCCTCGTGCACGAGCTGGCGCACCTGATCGAGGCCGGGCACAACGACCGGTTCTGGGGCTGGGTCGGTCGCTACCCGCAGGCCGACCGGGCCCGGGCCTGGCTCGACGGCTACTCCGCGGGCGCCCGGCTCGAAGGCGCCGACGACTGA